GTCCCCGCGCCCGCATCGAGGGTCACGGCGTACGACGCGAGGTCCCGCGTGCGCTGGCCACCGGTCCAGCCTCCACTCGGGGCGAAGCGCGCGCCGTGATTGGGGCATTCGAAGCCCGCCGGCGTGATGTCGATCGGCCGGTACCCCGCATGCGGGCAGATCATCGAGAACGCGAGATAGGTCGTGGCATTCACCCGCGTCACGGCGATCGGGACGCTGGTGCTGCCATCGACCCGGGCGATCCCGCCGTCCACCGCGAGCGCAGGGAAATCGGCGAGGGCGATGGAGAGCGGGCTCGCCCCACCGCCGCCACCGCCGACGGGCGGCGGCGGGTTCACGGCGCCCCCCGATCCGCCGTCGCCGGTGACGCCGCCGATGTTGCCGTCGCCGCAGGCGACGAGGAACGCGCTGATCGACGCGGCCAGCGTGGAGGCGACGAACCGCCGCCGCGAGCAGTCGCCCGCACAGTGCGACATGCTCAATCCCTCCGGAAGACGTCGAGCATCGTCAGGTACCCGATGGTCGCGACCGCGACGGATCCGAGGGCGACCGCGCGATGGAGGTCGCGGTCGTCGTTGGATCCCTCGGCGCGCTCCGCGAGGATGCCGGTGGCGGTGAAGCCGGCATCGGCGGCGAGCATCATGACCGCATGGAAGACGCGGCGTCCACGCCCCTCCGGCTCGCGGCGCGCCTCGTACAGGTTCATGACGCCGGTGACCGTGTTGACGGCGAAGAGCGCGGCGACCCCGGTGGCGGCCACGCGATGTCCCGTGCGCGCCCACGCCGGCGCCTCGAAGCTCTTGTCATAGAGCTGGCGCCCCGCGAGGTACTGGAAGGCGAAGAGCGGCAGCATGGTATAGCTGGCCGCGCGATGGACCGAGAGCCGCGTGTAGTACGCGGCACTGAGGTCGACGACGGTATCTCGCGCGACCGGGGGAAGGAACCGGACCACGCGCACCGGGCCATCGGCGGGCCCCACGTGCCCCCGCGCGACGACCTCGACGGTCGGCGCATCGGCGCTTGCGACGACCGATGGCGCAGCGAAGGCATGCGATGCGAGCAGGGCGAGCGAGATGAGGTCCATATGGCGGATCGGCTGGGGGTGGCGACACCTTTAGGGACAGAGGCCCGGTCGGCTCGGGTCCCGCTAGTATACCCTTAACCGGTGAACTGATGTCACTCCCCCTCCGCCCAGCCCTCGCGAGGACCGCCTCGCTCCTCTCGCTGGTCGCGGCCGTCTCCGCCACGTCGAGCGCGCAGGACGATGCCGCGCTCGTCGCGCGCGCCCGCGCGATCCACGACCGCGTGATGACACTCGACACCCACGTCGACATCAGCCCCGCGGCGTTCCGTCGCGACTCGTCGAACTACGTGACGGGGATCGCGCGCAACCAGGTGGACATCCCGAAGATGGAAGCCGGCGGTCTCGACGCCGCGTTCCTGATCGTCTACGTGGGCCAGGCGCGCACGATCGACTCGGCGACGATGGCGAGCGCGTACGCGCAGGCGATGGAGAAGTTCGCCGCCGTCCACCGCCTCACCGACTCGCTCGCCCCGACGCGCGTGGGACTCGCCCGCACGGCCGACGAGGCGAGGCGCATCCATGCGAGCGGCCGGAAGGTGATCTTCATCGGGATCGAGAACGGCTTCTCGGTGGGCACCGACCTCGGACGCATCC
This window of the Gemmatimonadota bacterium genome carries:
- a CDS encoding Rieske 2Fe-2S domain-containing protein yields the protein MSHCAGDCSRRRFVASTLAASISAFLVACGDGNIGGVTGDGGSGGAVNPPPPVGGGGGGASPLSIALADFPALAVDGGIARVDGSTSVPIAVTRVNATTYLAFSMICPHAGYRPIDITPAGFECPNHGARFAPSGGWTGGQRTRDLASYAVTLDAGAGTLTIS